A single region of the Salipaludibacillus sp. LMS25 genome encodes:
- the celB gene encoding PTS cellobiose transporter subunit IIC, which yields MSNFTTLLERKVMPFAGKLAAQRHLQALRDGIILTMPLIIVGSVFLILANLPIPGYPDFMATIFGDEWAAKLQYPVGVTFDIMALIAGFGVAYRLAEKYDLDALTSGAISLAAFLLATPYQVSFIPNGESEAILVDGGIPLALTGSQGLFIALIIAMVSTEIYRFIVSKNLVIRMPDGVPPAVTKSFIALVPGFAVITTIWVARIIIEMTPFADLHNLVFQVVGAPLSLVGGSLLGSLVAVFIMMFLWSAGIHGANIVGGIMAPIWYGAMDENRLAFQAGEELPNIFTQQFFEVFINLGGSGATLGLVLMMLFWAKSKQMKQLGKLAAGPAAFNINEPVIFGTPVVLNPMLIVPFILTPLTLVVTTYIGMSTGLVAKPAGIAVPWTMPPIISGYLATGGSISGSIMQIINICIGLIIYFGFFRLWDKQKFAEETTTTRKNAKNSHG from the coding sequence ATGAGTAACTTCACTACATTATTAGAACGTAAGGTCATGCCGTTTGCAGGAAAGCTCGCTGCTCAGCGGCATCTCCAAGCTCTTAGGGACGGTATTATACTTACAATGCCACTTATTATAGTTGGCTCTGTATTTTTGATTTTAGCCAACTTACCTATTCCAGGCTATCCAGACTTTATGGCAACTATATTTGGTGATGAGTGGGCCGCTAAACTTCAATATCCTGTCGGTGTGACATTTGATATTATGGCCCTTATCGCAGGTTTCGGGGTCGCCTACCGGCTGGCAGAAAAATATGACCTAGATGCCTTAACTTCTGGAGCCATTTCTTTAGCAGCTTTTCTATTGGCTACTCCTTATCAAGTGTCGTTCATACCGAATGGTGAGTCAGAAGCCATTTTGGTGGATGGAGGGATCCCCCTAGCTTTAACTGGAAGCCAAGGACTGTTTATTGCGCTCATTATTGCGATGGTGTCAACTGAAATTTATCGATTTATTGTTAGCAAAAATTTAGTCATTAGAATGCCCGACGGCGTGCCGCCTGCTGTAACAAAATCATTTATAGCTCTCGTTCCAGGGTTTGCCGTGATTACAACGATTTGGGTTGCCAGAATTATCATTGAGATGACACCATTCGCTGATTTACACAACCTTGTTTTTCAGGTAGTGGGTGCGCCCCTTTCTCTCGTAGGAGGGTCTCTTTTAGGCAGCCTCGTTGCTGTATTTATTATGATGTTTCTCTGGTCAGCAGGCATTCATGGTGCCAATATTGTAGGGGGCATTATGGCCCCAATCTGGTATGGCGCTATGGATGAAAATAGACTTGCCTTTCAAGCGGGGGAAGAACTACCGAATATATTTACGCAACAATTTTTTGAAGTATTTATTAATCTCGGAGGAAGTGGCGCTACTCTTGGCCTCGTATTAATGATGCTATTTTGGGCTAAGAGTAAGCAAATGAAGCAATTAGGCAAACTTGCAGCAGGACCAGCCGCCTTTAACATCAATGAACCGGTCATTTTCGGTACGCCAGTAGTACTAAATCCGATGCTCATTGTCCCATTTATTCTGACTCCCTTAACATTAGTTGTCACAACATATATAGGCATGTCCACTGGCTTAGTTGCAAAACCGGCTGGGATTGCTGTTCCATGGACGATGCCACCAATTATTTCAGGTTACCTCGCAACAGGGGGAAGCATTTCAGGTTCAATTATGCAAATAATTAATATTTGCATCGGTTTAATTATATATTTTGGATTTTTCAGGTTATG
- a CDS encoding PTS sugar transporter subunit IIB, which translates to MNILLCCAAGMSTSLLVSRMEKAAKEQGKDYTIWAVPGEQARKQIDKADVLLLGPQVRFMLNDMAELGKTKGVPVEVINTLHYGTADGAEVLKHAESMAGL; encoded by the coding sequence ATGAATATTTTGTTATGTTGTGCAGCAGGTATGTCAACAAGTCTTCTGGTGAGCAGAATGGAAAAAGCCGCAAAAGAGCAAGGGAAAGACTACACCATATGGGCGGTGCCTGGTGAACAGGCGCGCAAACAAATTGACAAGGCAGATGTTTTATTACTTGGACCCCAAGTGCGGTTCATGCTTAATGATATGGCTGAACTGGGAAAAACAAAAGGAGTGCCAGTAGAAGTTATTAACACCCTTCACTACGGTACAGCCGATGGGGCAGAAGTGTTAAAGCACGCAGAGTCAATGGCAGGATTATAG
- a CDS encoding thioredoxin domain-containing protein, whose translation MKKSFISHLFASIVGMIAVLLIVLSFVIVAFWSATDQDEPLLGEEEIEHTEPIVYQTADLIEDRIFLGEEQAENEVIFVLDYACPYCKDWVEDIYGQLKADYIDSGDVKFYILPQVYLSKESLALTEFTEKVAQRYPEHYFNVTTKIYDTFEEDNWGSEAYIESLAGEFDLNEWEEVELDYDVIRRTRQVTRGLDVEVVPSIYVNGYKVEDMMDYEEIKQLLEETERDKWRNNGESCGQNDDDC comes from the coding sequence ATGAAAAAATCATTTATTAGTCATCTATTTGCGAGTATTGTAGGTATGATTGCTGTTCTACTCATCGTGTTAAGCTTTGTTATCGTCGCATTTTGGTCAGCAACTGATCAGGATGAGCCACTTTTAGGGGAGGAAGAGATAGAACATACTGAACCAATCGTTTATCAAACAGCTGACTTAATAGAAGATCGGATATTTTTAGGAGAAGAACAAGCTGAGAATGAGGTCATTTTTGTACTAGATTATGCGTGTCCTTATTGTAAGGATTGGGTAGAAGATATTTACGGACAGTTGAAGGCAGATTACATTGATTCTGGTGACGTAAAGTTTTACATTTTACCACAAGTGTACTTAAGCAAAGAGTCCCTTGCACTTACAGAGTTTACAGAGAAAGTGGCACAACGTTACCCTGAACATTATTTTAATGTGACAACTAAAATATACGACACGTTTGAAGAAGACAATTGGGGATCAGAAGCATATATTGAAAGTTTAGCCGGAGAATTTGATCTGAATGAGTGGGAAGAGGTTGAGCTTGATTATGATGTCATTAGACGGACAAGACAAGTTACTCGTGGCTTAGACGTTGAGGTTGTTCCTTCAATTTACGTAAATGGTTATAAAGTTGAAGATATGATGGACTACGAAGAAATTAAACAGCTACTGGAAGAAACAGAACGAGATAAATGGCGAAACAATGGGGAAAGTTGTGGACAAAATGATGACGATTGCTAA
- a CDS encoding GntR family transcriptional regulator: MSDLLPITINENSRTPIYDQIETQLKTLIISGKLPAGTALPSIRKLASTLSCSVITTRRSYQNLEQHGYIKTVQGKGTFVAEIDIEDQDNQRQEAVKEVLSEAIRIGKSYQYTNKELSCLFQALLKEGDQHD, from the coding sequence ATGTCTGACTTGCTACCGATTACAATTAATGAAAATAGTCGCACACCGATTTACGATCAAATTGAAACCCAATTAAAAACGTTAATCATAAGCGGGAAATTACCAGCGGGAACGGCACTTCCATCAATTAGGAAACTAGCTTCCACCTTATCGTGCAGTGTCATTACGACCCGGCGATCTTATCAAAATTTAGAACAACATGGTTATATTAAAACCGTTCAAGGTAAAGGGACGTTTGTGGCAGAAATAGACATTGAGGATCAGGATAACCAAAGACAGGAAGCGGTTAAAGAGGTGTTAAGCGAGGCTATTCGTATCGGAAAAAGCTATCAATATACAAATAAGGAATTATCCTGCTTGTTTCAAGCTTTATTGAAGGAGGGCGATCAGCATGATTGA
- a CDS encoding ABC transporter ATP-binding protein, which produces MIEMTDVMKKIDKAFTFGPVDFKIEPGTVTALIGNNGAGKSTLLRLLTGMVFSDEGQIMRFSHRMEDVEWKELISYVPQTMTGYDYFTLSQLADLYRIGFEEWDDKAFLRLIEMFGLPLTKRFDAMSIGMQKQGLLVLALARRTKVLIMDEPLAGIDIESQVKLREAWVNYLEEDPERAILFATHIPEEVKEFADYVVCLYEGKITGTYEKDELQHQYGRMWVNAKEEELRNLPGVIDVKHSGAACEVVTKALSETEQLLATKDYEIVMRQSLSFTDILHALLKESKQKEQV; this is translated from the coding sequence ATGATTGAAATGACGGATGTGATGAAAAAAATAGATAAGGCCTTTACATTCGGCCCAGTTGATTTTAAGATTGAGCCGGGAACAGTGACAGCTTTAATCGGTAACAATGGCGCAGGGAAAAGCACATTACTACGCCTATTGACAGGCATGGTTTTTAGCGATGAAGGACAAATCATGCGTTTTAGTCACCGAATGGAGGATGTTGAGTGGAAGGAACTCATCAGTTATGTTCCCCAAACTATGACCGGCTATGACTACTTTACATTATCTCAGTTGGCTGATCTTTACAGAATTGGGTTTGAAGAGTGGGATGACAAGGCTTTTCTAAGATTAATAGAGATGTTTGGTCTGCCACTGACAAAACGGTTTGATGCTATGTCTATCGGCATGCAAAAACAAGGGCTTCTAGTGCTTGCTTTAGCACGAAGAACGAAAGTGCTGATTATGGATGAGCCTCTAGCTGGCATAGATATAGAAAGCCAAGTGAAACTGAGGGAAGCTTGGGTTAATTACCTTGAGGAAGATCCGGAAAGAGCTATACTGTTTGCCACTCATATCCCGGAGGAAGTGAAAGAATTCGCTGATTACGTTGTGTGCTTGTACGAAGGAAAAATCACAGGTACATATGAAAAAGACGAGCTTCAACATCAGTATGGGCGAATGTGGGTGAATGCTAAAGAAGAAGAACTACGGAACCTCCCTGGTGTCATCGACGTAAAGCATAGTGGTGCTGCATGCGAGGTCGTGACGAAAGCTCTGTCAGAAACGGAACAGCTACTGGCTACAAAAGATTATGAGATTGTCATGCGCCAGTCTCTTAGCTTTACAGATATTTTACACGCGCTTTTAAAAGAGAGTAAGCAAAAGGAGCAAGTGTAA
- a CDS encoding ABC transporter ATP-binding protein: MEKVLSVEGLGKKFKSTQAIKDISFHVNKGEIMAILGPNGAGKSTTIRNIMGIMYPDEGTITFHNHQKKDLPRHSIGYLPEERGLYKNVNVMDVLLYFAELKDYPVKKAKERALTYLKKLGLEGKEKSSVEELSKGMAQKVQLIASIIHEPELLILDEPFSGLDPVSQELFKEEIIALAAKGTAILLSSHQMNLVEELCDRLYMINRGRKVIYGTMDDVKEQYANFKCTIKGANERSLLETIPNVQRIEHTEGRSVLYLEGDVDASQWIQQLPQTLSIQEMAIDRVSLHEIFIDIATGNDDHEEVPYA; this comes from the coding sequence GTGGAAAAAGTACTGAGTGTGGAAGGGCTAGGGAAAAAATTTAAGTCAACCCAAGCAATAAAAGATATTTCTTTTCATGTCAATAAGGGAGAAATCATGGCTATTTTAGGCCCGAATGGTGCGGGGAAGTCCACGACAATCCGCAACATTATGGGCATTATGTATCCAGATGAGGGGACGATTACGTTCCATAACCACCAAAAAAAAGATTTACCAAGGCATTCCATTGGCTATTTACCTGAAGAACGAGGACTTTATAAAAATGTCAATGTGATGGATGTGCTCCTCTATTTTGCTGAACTGAAAGATTACCCTGTGAAAAAAGCGAAGGAGCGGGCGTTAACCTATTTGAAAAAATTAGGACTAGAAGGGAAAGAAAAAAGCTCAGTGGAAGAGCTCTCAAAAGGCATGGCGCAAAAAGTGCAATTAATCGCATCCATTATCCACGAACCAGAGTTACTTATTTTAGACGAACCGTTTTCTGGTTTAGACCCTGTCAGTCAAGAGTTGTTTAAGGAGGAAATCATCGCGCTCGCTGCCAAAGGAACGGCGATTCTATTATCTTCTCATCAAATGAATTTAGTGGAAGAGCTTTGTGATCGCCTTTATATGATCAATCGGGGACGAAAAGTTATCTATGGCACAATGGATGACGTAAAGGAACAGTATGCTAACTTTAAGTGTACGATAAAAGGGGCAAATGAGCGGTCGCTCTTAGAAACGATTCCGAATGTTCAGCGTATTGAGCATACAGAGGGAAGATCCGTCCTCTATTTAGAAGGGGATGTGGACGCCTCCCAATGGATTCAGCAGCTTCCACAAACGTTATCCATTCAAGAAATGGCAATTGACCGTGTGTCCTTACACGAAATTTTTATCGATATTGCCACAGGTAATGATGATCATGAGGAGGTGCCGTATGCGTAA
- a CDS encoding ABC transporter permease: MRNSLKVAKWEMKRNLKHKSFLISLFLTPLIFIFFFTIPTLFQGSDDDHEELIIDVYVTDELGVTEDIERLRQDMEGNWIVHRVADSERALEEVSESERAVYLPLTEENVTSGTIDVIASEELEDIEFSQLMAIEPIIKAAQLEEYGLTDEEVAVAVSPITLARQSLDTAPDAAETDSGGAPFERIIPAGFAGLILFSVVITGMMIFQSASQEKKEKVAEMVLSSLTPTELMQGKIIGYFALGLIQSVVWISLVAPVIVWRFDLPVMTYLFVPELAVLIFIALAGYLLFAAIFVGIGATVEDMNASSNFQGLIFMLPWLPFILIGPILHDPEGMIAQVGSFIPVTAPGVLLMRLAILEEWPWIEISLALVVLAISIWLLMKLAGKIFKTGILMYGKNATPQEIWKWMRQ; this comes from the coding sequence ATGCGTAACAGTTTAAAGGTGGCCAAGTGGGAAATGAAACGAAATTTGAAACATAAGTCATTTCTCATTTCATTGTTTCTAACGCCGCTTATTTTTATTTTCTTTTTTACGATTCCCACGTTATTTCAAGGATCTGACGATGATCACGAAGAGCTCATTATCGATGTGTATGTAACAGATGAGCTAGGTGTGACAGAAGACATTGAAAGATTGAGACAAGACATGGAGGGTAATTGGATCGTTCATAGAGTAGCTGATTCAGAACGGGCGTTAGAAGAAGTGTCAGAGTCTGAACGAGCGGTGTACCTCCCATTAACGGAGGAAAACGTCACGTCTGGTACGATTGACGTGATTGCTTCAGAGGAATTGGAGGACATTGAATTCAGCCAGCTTATGGCGATCGAGCCGATCATAAAAGCGGCACAGCTGGAGGAATACGGTCTGACGGATGAGGAAGTGGCAGTTGCCGTTAGTCCGATCACGCTGGCGCGACAAAGCCTTGATACAGCCCCCGATGCGGCGGAAACTGATAGTGGGGGGGCGCCATTTGAACGTATTATCCCGGCAGGATTCGCTGGACTCATCCTATTTTCAGTTGTCATCACAGGGATGATGATATTCCAAAGTGCTTCTCAAGAAAAGAAAGAAAAAGTGGCCGAAATGGTGTTATCGTCACTAACACCGACAGAGCTTATGCAAGGGAAAATTATTGGTTATTTTGCATTAGGACTTATTCAAAGTGTCGTCTGGATTAGTCTCGTTGCCCCTGTGATCGTTTGGCGGTTTGACCTTCCAGTGATGACCTATTTATTTGTTCCTGAACTAGCCGTCTTAATTTTCATCGCTTTAGCGGGTTACTTATTGTTTGCTGCTATCTTTGTAGGCATTGGAGCTACCGTAGAGGATATGAACGCGTCAAGTAATTTTCAAGGGCTTATCTTTATGCTACCTTGGCTACCTTTTATTCTTATTGGACCAATTTTGCACGATCCAGAAGGAATGATTGCCCAAGTGGGTTCATTTATTCCTGTTACAGCCCCAGGTGTTCTGCTCATGAGATTAGCCATTTTGGAAGAATGGCCTTGGATTGAAATCTCATTAGCATTAGTCGTGCTGGCAATTAGTATTTGGCTTTTAATGAAATTAGCTGGGAAAATTTTTAAAACAGGTATTCTAATGTATGGAAAAAACGCTACTCCTCAAGAAATTTGGAAGTGGATGAGACAATAG
- a CDS encoding RAxF-45 family protein: MNQAVFNIARQRYVTFLYIVRAVFYAVAFKGGRLPFFSNFIKNNKTVRASLSQDIIRTSDVGELT; encoded by the coding sequence ATGAATCAAGCTGTTTTTAACATAGCACGACAACGTTATGTCACGTTTTTATATATTGTTCGTGCTGTTTTTTATGCTGTTGCCTTCAAAGGGGGACGTCTGCCCTTTTTTAGCAACTTCATAAAGAATAACAAAACAGTAAGAGCATCTCTATCCCAAGATATAATAAGAACGAGCGACGTGGGAGAGCTTACTTAA
- the abc-f gene encoding ribosomal protection-like ABC-F family protein has translation MIRCSGKNITQSFTGESILTNITFEIKVGERIGIVGRNGSGKTTFLRLLASDETPTCGDIHWKKGTEIGYLAQIPHYPKEMTVREVLLTAFENLRMMEKELIELEKQMADEGGEQALMKLANRYGEKHEHFSAAGGYEIESQLNKVACGLHIMPLLDTAFNSISGGEKTKVCLAVLLLKKPDLLLLDEPTNHLDLEAVEWLADFLKGVDGTVVIVSHDRYFLDGTVTKIMDIEEGELTVYHTNYTHYVIEKEKRLLDEFQKYEQQQKKIKKMKEAIKRLRDWANRANPPNEGLHKRAKNMERALQRMIKIDRPPIDKKKMALQLEATHRSGTDVLMIDNLSKAFKTKAVLQHIALHLRYKDRAVIIGGNGAGKSTLLRIILGDMTPDAGSVKIGSRVKIGYLAQHVFNDNEQQAKTVLDIYREEVAVSEEEARHHLARFLFFGYAVYRNISQLSGGEKMRLRLAQLMYQDINLLILDEPTNHLDIESRDVLEDVLESFDGTVLAVSHDRYFINKLFDRVCWLKRGTLHVFEGDYERAKRKMEEKHEVKETESIVSVTPPPVIRKARRTVSEVEVALERVERQLYALEKKRRETPATGSYEEQLALEKRRDTLYTELETLEGEQK, from the coding sequence GTGATTAGGTGCAGCGGAAAAAATATTACCCAGTCATTTACTGGCGAATCTATATTAACGAATATTACTTTTGAGATAAAAGTTGGAGAACGTATTGGCATTGTAGGACGGAATGGAAGCGGAAAAACAACGTTTTTACGTTTATTAGCAAGTGATGAAACCCCCACTTGTGGCGACATACATTGGAAGAAAGGAACGGAGATAGGATATTTAGCACAAATACCTCATTATCCTAAAGAAATGACAGTAAGGGAGGTCCTTTTAACAGCCTTCGAAAACTTGCGAATGATGGAAAAAGAATTAATTGAGCTAGAAAAGCAAATGGCTGATGAAGGTGGTGAACAAGCTTTAATGAAGCTAGCTAATCGTTACGGAGAAAAACACGAACATTTTAGTGCAGCGGGGGGCTATGAAATAGAGAGTCAATTAAATAAAGTCGCGTGCGGTTTGCACATTATGCCTCTTCTTGATACAGCATTTAACAGCATTAGCGGCGGTGAGAAAACAAAAGTTTGTTTAGCCGTCCTATTACTAAAAAAACCCGATTTATTACTGTTAGATGAACCGACCAATCACCTTGATTTAGAGGCTGTGGAATGGCTGGCTGACTTTTTGAAGGGAGTGGACGGAACCGTTGTTATTGTCTCGCACGACCGGTATTTTCTCGATGGGACTGTGACGAAAATAATGGATATAGAAGAGGGGGAACTAACGGTTTATCATACGAATTATACACATTATGTCATAGAAAAAGAAAAACGGTTGTTAGATGAGTTTCAAAAATATGAGCAGCAACAAAAAAAGATTAAAAAAATGAAAGAAGCCATTAAACGTTTAAGAGACTGGGCGAACAGGGCGAATCCTCCTAATGAAGGGTTACACAAGAGAGCGAAAAATATGGAGAGAGCATTACAACGGATGATTAAAATAGACCGCCCTCCCATCGATAAAAAGAAAATGGCTTTACAGCTAGAAGCTACCCATCGAAGTGGTACAGATGTACTTATGATTGATAATCTTTCGAAAGCCTTTAAGACTAAAGCAGTGTTACAACACATTGCCTTGCATCTGCGGTATAAAGATCGCGCAGTCATCATTGGAGGCAATGGCGCAGGAAAATCAACACTGCTTCGCATTATTCTAGGTGACATGACACCAGATGCTGGGAGTGTGAAAATAGGTAGCCGTGTGAAGATAGGCTATCTTGCTCAGCACGTATTTAATGATAACGAGCAGCAGGCTAAAACTGTTTTAGACATATATCGTGAGGAGGTGGCTGTGTCAGAGGAGGAAGCCCGTCATCATTTAGCACGTTTTCTATTTTTCGGCTATGCCGTTTACCGAAACATTTCTCAGCTGAGTGGCGGAGAGAAAATGCGCCTAAGGCTAGCACAATTAATGTATCAAGACATCAATCTGCTTATACTTGATGAGCCAACGAACCATCTCGACATTGAGTCCCGTGATGTCTTAGAAGATGTATTGGAATCGTTTGATGGCACAGTCTTAGCTGTGTCGCATGATAGATACTTTATTAATAAATTGTTCGATCGTGTGTGTTGGTTAAAGAGGGGAACGTTGCACGTATTTGAAGGGGATTATGAACGGGCTAAACGAAAAATGGAAGAAAAGCATGAGGTGAAGGAGACGGAATCGATCGTCTCTGTTACGCCACCACCTGTTATTAGAAAAGCGAGAAGGACAGTGAGTGAAGTAGAAGTGGCGCTTGAACGAGTGGAAAGACAATTGTATGCATTAGAAAAAAAGAGGCGTGAGACGCCCGCGACTGGCAGCTACGAGGAGCAGCTAGCATTAGAGAAAAGAAGAGATACCCTCTACACTGAATTAGAGACTCTTGAGGGGGAACAAAAATGA
- a CDS encoding aminoglycoside N(3)-acetyltransferase: protein MNQLIEATSKMNTVESLAANLSHVGVQGGMSLLVHSSLSALGWTNGGAVAVIQALIETVTEQGTLVMPAQSGDISDPKNWQAPAVPKEWWKDIKATMPPYDPHTTPTRAMGQIAELFRTWPGVIRSNHPSLSFSAWGKNNAEMMADHQLAFGLGEASPLSKLYDADAYVLCLGTHYDTNTCFHLGEYRAPLYELQWQGAPVFRNGQWQWVTYRDIVFAEDEFSTMGDAFEHECQVVKGHVGLAETRLFSLRQAVDFSTHWFTEKRNR from the coding sequence ATGAATCAGTTAATTGAGGCAACATCAAAGATGAATACTGTCGAGTCACTAGCGGCCAACTTAAGCCACGTGGGAGTTCAAGGCGGGATGTCACTTCTCGTTCACTCCTCATTATCGGCCCTTGGGTGGACAAATGGCGGTGCAGTGGCTGTGATACAGGCGTTAATAGAGACAGTGACCGAGCAAGGTACACTTGTTATGCCTGCCCAAAGTGGCGATATAAGCGATCCGAAAAATTGGCAGGCACCTGCTGTACCGAAAGAATGGTGGAAAGATATTAAAGCGACGATGCCGCCGTATGATCCTCACACGACACCGACACGGGCTATGGGGCAAATCGCTGAGTTATTTCGTACATGGCCTGGTGTTATAAGAAGCAACCATCCTTCATTATCTTTCTCAGCATGGGGGAAGAATAATGCTGAGATGATGGCGGATCATCAATTGGCGTTCGGATTAGGTGAAGCGTCACCATTATCAAAGCTGTATGATGCTGATGCTTACGTCTTATGTTTAGGCACTCATTATGACACCAATACGTGCTTTCATCTTGGTGAATATCGTGCTCCTTTGTATGAGCTCCAATGGCAGGGGGCACCAGTCTTCCGGAATGGTCAGTGGCAATGGGTGACATATCGTGATATTGTGTTTGCCGAAGATGAATTTTCAACAATGGGTGACGCTTTTGAACATGAGTGCCAGGTGGTAAAAGGGCACGTAGGTCTTGCAGAAACACGGCTGTTTTCCCTTCGGCAGGCAGTTGACTTTTCAACGCATTGGTTTACTGAAAAAAGAAACAGGTAA
- a CDS encoding LytTR family transcriptional regulator DNA-binding domain-containing protein, with product MVQFEMRDVEKRRENSIVFSPFHLSVNEGEIASVHTTTDGRKQLLNWLTGHDPITSGEIRIGGSELTSDVSQYIPELGVVFLEEGVYPRLSVKEHLVFLKGLFQSTEKVQAVARKLQLEHRFETKAKHLSYSEMRRLTMAKLFFQNPQVIVIEEPDQNVDIETKRIVINLFYELKEEGKSLLILTSNMEAAITFGESVYRLNENGLDNVDMKTGYSDPPSSIDDLTDFKINKIPSKVNDKLILFDPTEIDYIESYSGQSHLHIRNEAFKCVFTMQELEDKLRSFGFFRCHRSYIVNLQKVKEVMTWTRNSYSLKIDDKGNTQIPLSKNKMAELKDMLGLK from the coding sequence ATGGTTCAATTTGAAATGAGAGATGTGGAAAAACGCCGAGAAAATTCAATTGTTTTTTCACCCTTTCATCTGTCCGTAAATGAAGGGGAAATAGCGTCTGTTCACACAACCACTGATGGTCGTAAACAACTGTTAAATTGGCTTACAGGTCATGATCCGATTACAAGCGGAGAAATACGTATAGGAGGCAGTGAACTAACAAGTGACGTCAGCCAATATATTCCAGAATTAGGGGTTGTATTTCTTGAAGAGGGGGTGTATCCACGTTTAAGTGTTAAAGAGCATCTCGTTTTTTTAAAAGGACTCTTTCAATCAACGGAAAAGGTTCAAGCTGTGGCTCGTAAGCTCCAGCTTGAACACCGATTTGAAACGAAAGCTAAACATTTGTCATATTCAGAAATGAGACGTTTAACTATGGCGAAGTTATTTTTTCAAAACCCCCAGGTCATCGTGATAGAAGAGCCAGATCAAAATGTGGACATAGAAACGAAACGGATAGTCATTAACCTTTTCTATGAACTGAAAGAGGAGGGGAAATCGTTGTTAATTTTAACGAGTAACATGGAGGCAGCGATAACGTTTGGTGAATCTGTGTACCGCCTTAATGAAAATGGGTTAGATAATGTGGACATGAAGACAGGCTATTCAGACCCTCCTTCTTCCATTGACGACTTAACAGATTTTAAAATTAATAAAATCCCTTCGAAAGTAAATGATAAACTCATTCTGTTTGATCCAACGGAAATTGACTATATTGAGAGTTATAGCGGGCAATCCCATCTTCACATCCGCAATGAAGCCTTTAAATGTGTCTTCACGATGCAGGAGCTAGAGGATAAATTACGGTCCTTTGGATTTTTCCGCTGTCACCGATCGTACATAGTGAACTTACAAAAAGTAAAAGAAGTTATGACGTGGACGAGAAACAGTTATAGCCTTAAAATTGACGACAAAGGGAACACACAAATTCCCCTTTCCAAAAACAAAATGGCTGAATTAAAGGATATGTTGGGGCTAAAATAA
- a CDS encoding ABC transporter ATP-binding protein: protein MNATISVKELNKHFTHERALDGLTFNVKQGEIFGFLGPSGAGKTTTIKILTGQLPPTDGKATIFNVDCKSVSTPKYLKRMGIMTDNSGLYQRLSVYENLKLYAQLYEVPNPTKRINDVLEIVNLSEAKKKQVSKLSKGMTQRVLLARAILHEPELLFLDEPTAALDPSNSQHIHNGLRELNKKGTTIFLTTHDMFEAETLCDRVAFLNKGRVQLLDEPRKLRRQFSDNTVTVELANGEKRVLSMGTESAQPLYDLMKSGEVMAITSNEPTLGDIFVNITGRELV from the coding sequence ATGAACGCAACGATTAGTGTGAAGGAGTTAAATAAACATTTCACGCATGAAAGAGCGCTAGATGGCTTAACTTTTAACGTGAAACAAGGAGAAATTTTTGGGTTTCTCGGTCCCAGCGGTGCAGGGAAAACAACGACGATCAAAATTTTGACGGGGCAACTCCCTCCGACTGACGGAAAGGCCACGATATTTAATGTGGACTGCAAGTCAGTCAGCACCCCAAAATATTTAAAGCGGATGGGGATCATGACGGATAACAGCGGTCTTTATCAAAGACTAAGTGTTTATGAAAATCTTAAATTATATGCTCAGTTATACGAGGTTCCTAATCCTACAAAACGAATAAATGACGTTTTAGAGATCGTGAATTTGTCAGAGGCAAAGAAAAAACAAGTATCGAAACTGTCGAAAGGCATGACGCAAAGAGTGCTTCTTGCTAGGGCTATATTACATGAGCCAGAGCTACTTTTCCTTGATGAACCGACGGCAGCTCTTGATCCGTCTAATTCGCAACATATCCATAATGGGTTACGAGAATTGAATAAAAAAGGAACGACGATTTTTTTGACGACACATGACATGTTTGAGGCGGAAACATTGTGCGATCGAGTAGCGTTTTTAAATAAAGGCCGTGTGCAGCTTCTCGATGAACCAAGAAAACTTCGGCGTCAGTTTTCAGACAATACGGTGACAGTAGAATTAGCCAATGGAGAGAAACGGGTTTTATCAATGGGAACAGAAAGCGCACAACCCCTGTATGACCTTATGAAAAGTGGAGAGGTAATGGCTATCACGTCCAATGAACCAACTTTAGGTGACATTTTTGTAAATATTACAGGGAGGGAATTGGTATGA